AGGCTGCGGTGCAGCGTCGGGGCCGACCACGTCACGTTCGTCCATTCGTGCACCCCAATGGTTGTCCGTGTGCAGGGAGTGTAGCGGACTGCACGGCGCGTGATCAGTCGTTATGGCCGCCGGGCATATTTGGGGCATAAGGCTATGTCCGGCGGGGATTGTGCGCCTTGACCTCTGAAGCGCAAAGTTCGGGCCGTAATTGAACTGACTAACGCGGCGGTGGGGGTGGTTGGTCGTGGATCGATGGGCGTTCGTGGTGTTCTCGTGCGTGATCACAGCTTTCCCGGCCGTGAATTGGATTCGTAATCTTTCGCCGATTCTTCATGCCCGGCAGGTGCGTCATTGTCGCCGCACCACGCGCAAAATCTGGGCACGTTGCCCGGAGTCGCGCCCGCTGACGAATCGGCAGCCGGTCACCGCCGCTTTGCACGGCGAGAGCGGTGATCGGTTCCTGTCGGTGGGTCGGGTGCGGGAGTTGACGAGGACGCCCGCCCCGGCTCACCGCGCACGTGTCCGCATCTACGTCGGGGGTTCCCGATGAACGAAACTTTGTTCTCGATGCTGCACGTGCATTGGGTGGTTCCGTTGGGGGCCACGGCATTACGGAAGCCATCGCCGTCCGGCGGGTTGGAAATCGTTTCCCCGTGCTGTGCGGTGATTGGGTCACGTTGTTGCCGGAACCGCCCCAAAGCATCGGCGCGAACACACATCAGTTTTGCGCGGATTGCATTCTCGAGTGGGCGGCAATGGGCGACGGCAGCTATGTATCCGTCAAAGAGAGGTATCCGGAATGGTTGAAAGCTCAGGAGTCATAGAACAGCCGTGGACATGGGTGGAGTGTTCCAATTGGATGCGAATGCGGAAACGTCTGCGCCTTGGGATGAGTGGGGAGAAAGTGACGTTGGCGCTGCCTCCGTCCGATGTGGCGACGTTGACGGAACCGCAGGCGATCGAACTTCGGGACGAGTTGACCCGGCGGATTGCGGAGCTTCAGACGCGACGGAGTTGCCGCAACGTATCCCCCGGCCTTCCTGGAAGCTAAAGGGCGAGATTTACCCACCGCCACCCCCCGACGAGTTCGTCGAACGATTGCTCGCCGGGTTGCGGCGGTGGTCCTAGACGCGGTTGCGTGCTGTGTCACCCCGGCACGTGACCGCGCCCACCCCGGGCACTTCCCCCCGTCCCCGGGGTGGGCATCCAAGCTCGACGCGGGCTTTCGACCACTTTCCCCGCGTTGAGAAACGGCCCGGACGATTCGGATTCCCCGACCCGATGAGTCCGGGCCGGTCCTATCTGCGGAGGTATGGAACATGACGAAAAGGAAACGAGCGGTGATCTCGGTGGACCGATTACGCGGCGCGGCGCAGGATTTCGAGAGCGGCACGCACACGAAGATTCTGGCAGTGCGGTACCGCGTGGCGCTGCGGACGTTGCTTACCGCGTTCGCAGCGTGGGGTGTCGACTGCCGTCGGACGGAGTCACCGGAAAGCGCGGTGCGTGATGCCGAAGCTTTCGATCGAGAAGGGGTTCGGTTGGGGCGTACTGCTGTTCACGCTCGCTGTTCTCTTGTTGGCGGCGCGGCTGCACGGGGTGGTATTTCAACTCACCCGATTCGCCGTTCACCGCTGATGCTGTGGTGCCGGAATGCGTGCAGTCGCGTCCGGCCGCGCTAAGGGAAGAATCGTTGAGAGGATGACCGTGGAGGTATTCGAACGTGCGCAGCTCGATTCGTACTTTGGTCGCATCGCCGGGCAGTTCGCGACGGACGAGCGTGCGGCGGCATTCCTGGTAACGCATCTGCTGCCGGAACGCCCGGCTTTTGTTCGCGGCGTGGGGCAGATAACGGACCTCCGGGCGGTGCTGCCTAAACCGAAGTCAATCAGTGAATCGGCGATACGGCAGATTGAAAGCGACGGATTCTCGTGCGACCGGCTGACGCGGGAACTGTTCAGCGATCCGCAGCGGGCATTGGACTATCTCGAATCCCGTGCTGCCGGATGCCGCACGATTCTGCTGGACGTGGGCGGATATTTTGCACCCGTTTTGAACGACATATGCGAACGGTTCTCCGGGCAAATCCTCGGAGTCGTAGAGGACACCGAAAACGGGCACCAGCGGTACGCGGAGTTGAAACTGCCGTGTCCGGTCGTGTCCGTTGCACGGTCGCCACTGAAAGATCCGGAGGATTACCTAGTCGGTCAATCCGTGGTGTTCAGCGCGGAAGCACTCATGCGCAGCCGGGGGGACATCCTGCACGGCCGGAACGCCCTGGTGATCGGGTTCGGCAAGCTAGGTAGTTCGATAGCGCGGCTGCTGCACGCCAAAGGGGTGCACGTGACCGTGCACGATATCGACCCTGTGCGACGTACACAGGCACTTTCGCAGGGGTTCGCGGTCGCCCGCGAGTGTCGGCATGCACTGCGGGATGCTGGACTCGTGCTCTGCGCTACCGGTCGCCTGTCCCTGCGGGGTGAAGACTTCCCGCAAGTCCGTAACGGCGCATACGTCGCCACGGTCACTTCGTCTGAAGACGAATTGGAGCTGGACGGACTCACCGACGTTTACGACCGCACCCCCGTGTGCGACAACATCACGCGATACCTGACTACGGGGCACTACTTCTACTTGCTGAACAAAGGCAACGCAGTCAACTTCCTACACGGCGCAAGCGTCGGACCCTTTATCTTCCTGGTTCAAGCGGAAATTCTTGCCGCGTCGGCATTGCTTTCGCGGCAGAACTTGGAACCGGGAATGCACGAAGCAAGTGCACACGACCGATCAACCATCGCCGCTACGTGGCTCGACTATTTCAATAGGTGAAGCATGACAATCACGACTGAGCACATTTCGCAGGCACTAAAAGCGTACTTGACCAACTACCCGGAGCATGTCGACGACGTGCAGGTGATCGCTGACCTGATCGCCGAAGGTGTCGACATCACGCCCCGCACCGAATTCCGGGGGCACGCGACGGCGGGCGCTGTGCTGCTCAACGAATCCGGACAGGTCTTGCACATTCGTCACCGTGCGCTGGGCAAGTGGCTTCGGCCGGGTGGACACCTCGAACACGGAGACGAGTCGCTGTGCGACGCGGCATTGCGGGAACTCGACGAAGAGACCGGGATTAAGCCGGAAGCGGTCACCGTGATCGACGATGTGCCGATTCACGTGGACGTGCACACGATCGACGCAAACCCGGAAAAGGGTGAACCGGAACACCAGCACTTCGACTTCCGGTTCTTGTTCCGCACGACTTCCGCGGTCGGCGAGTTGCAAGAAGCGGAAGTGACCGGGGCGGATTGGTTCCCGGTGGACACGCTGCCGGGGCAAGGTCTCCGGGAACGGGTTCGGGCGGCAGTGGCATCGCGGAACAGCTAGACCACGTCCGGCCCTAGACACAAGGCAAAGCCCTCGTGTGGTCGCCTGAGCGACCACACGAGGGCGTTGCTATGTCCTTGCAGCGTGACTAGGCCCAGCGTCGCCAGCAGTGCCAGCAGTGCCAGCAGCAGACTAGCCAGCCCTAACCCATTCGCGCGAAATCGCCCGGCATAGTCCCGAGCCTCGGCCGTCTTGGCCGATGTCCGAACATCGTTGGTACGAAAGGGAAAATGGGCACCTTCCGTCCTCAGTGGGCGCGCCCGATTCTCTCCGTTTTCCGAGGCAGGAATTGGTAATCCCCGTACGCGACTTGCGCGTACGGGGGTGGGTTTCAGGCTCTGGTGAGGCCACCGTCGACGTCGATCACCGTGCCGTTGACGTAGCCGGCTCCTGGGGTGGCCAGCCAGGCCACCGCGTCCGCTACCTCTTCGGGCGTGCCCAGGCGGCCCGCCGGGATTTCGCTGGTGTCGTAGGCGTGTCCGGCGGTCATCTGGGTGGCGATCGGGCCCGGGGCCACCACATTGCTGGTGATGCCCAGGCGGCCTACCTCGCGGGCGATCCAGCGGGTCATGTTGATGACGCCCGCCTTCGACGAGGCGTACGCGACACCCGAGCGGCCTCCAGAGCCGTCGGCGTGCACCGGACCCGTACCGCCGGTCTTGCCGGAGATCGATGCGATGTTGATCAGCCTGCCGTAGCGGGCCTTCTCCATGTACGGGAATACCGCCGCCTGGCAGCACAGGAACGTGCCGAGCATGTTGGTGCTGACATCCGCCATGAACTCCTCCGCCGTGGTATCGGCGAACGAAGTGCGGTGCGCCGTACCGGCGCAGTTGACCATCACGTCGATTCCGCCGAAGCGTTCCGCCACTTCGTCGATGACCGTGCGGACCACCGCTCCGTCCGTTACGTCCAACACCTCGGCATGCGTCGCGTCGAGCTCGTCGGCCACCGTGCTCACCTGCTGGCTCGCGTCGAACAGCGCGAGCCGATCCCCGTCGAACCGGTCGGCGATCGCTCGGCCGATGCCGCCCGCCGCTCCGGTGACCACAACCGCACCCATCAGTGCACCTCCGCGTCGTTGTTCCGGCCTGCCACCACGGCGGTCGCCACCGCGAGCAGGCCCGCGCCCAAGAGGAAGAAACCCAGCACGTAGAAACCGTTGGCGACGGCGCCGCCCGCGGCCGCCGCGCCCACGATCAGCGGACCGACGATGCCGCCGAAATTGCCTGCGACGTTGATCAAACCCATCGCCGGGCCCGCCTGGTTGCGCGGGATGTACTGCAGCGCCCACGCCCAGAACGGGCCGAACGCCGCGTACAGGCCGATGCCCGCGATGATCAGCAAGATCATGTTTCCCAGCAGCCCGAACGTCACGACGTGCTGCACCAGCAGGGTCACGCCCGCGAGGAACATCGGCAGCACGACGTGGCGAGCCCGCTGGTGGGGGCTGGCATCCGATGCCCGTGCATTCAGGTACATCGCCACTGTCGCCAGTACGAACGGGATCGCCGACAGCACGCCCACCGCTGCGATGCCGCTGCTCGACAACTGGCTCAGCAGGCTCGGCAGCCACAGGCCGAAGCTGTACAGCCCCGTGATCCACAAGAAGTAGATCAGGCAGAACGTCCACACCATCGGGCTGCGCAGAACCTCCAGGAACGAGCCGTGCTCGCGAGACGCGGTGGAGGCCCGCTCGGCCAAGAATCGCCGCTCCTCCTGGGACAGGAACCGGTCCTGGTCGGGGTGGTCCGCACCCCAGTAGGCGAACGCCGCGGCCAGTACCAGGGGCGGAATGCCCCAGACGATGAACATCGTCTCCCAGTTGTACGCCGCGATCAGCCAGCCCGCGGTGGGCGCCATGATGATCGACGAAATCGGCAGCGCCATCTCGGAGAAGTTGATCGCCCGGCCCCGCTCCGAGTCCGGATACCAGTTGATGAACATCACCGCGAACGACGGCCACACCGCGCCCTCGGCCAGGCCCATCGCGAACCGCACCGCCAGCAGTTGGTAGTAGCCCGACACCAGGCCGGTGGCGATCGCCGCGGCGCCCCACACCACCAGCGTGCCCACGATCACCCACCTCGGGCCGATGCGGTTGGCCAGCATGCCGCCGGGGACCTGGGTCAGCACATAGCCCCAGAAGAACGCCGAGAGCAGCACGCCGAGCACGGTCGAGGACAGGTGAAGTTCCTTGACCATCTCGGGCGCGGCCACGCTGATGTTCTGACGGTCGGCGAACGCCACCGTGTAGATCAGGAACAGCAGCAGACCGATCCGCCACCAGCGCGCCCGTGGCACCGATGCGGCAGCTGACTTCGTTTCTAGGGGAAAACTTTCGGACATGCGGCCTCCTTGCCACCTTGCGGATGGCTGATCGATCGGTTTCAGGTACGTGGAATCAGGCGGCTTTCGCGTGCAGACCGCCATCCACCGGCAAGGCCACACCGTTGACGTAGGCGGCCTCGTCGGAGGCGAGGAACAGCGCGGCATTGGCGACATCCCAGGCCGAACCCATCCGGCCGGTCGGGCTGTTCGCGTCGCGCTCCGCGCGCATCGTCACGGTGTCGCCATGTTCCCCGGCCAGCTGCTGGTAGATCAGCGGCGTGTGGATCAGGCCGGGCAGGATCGCGTTGACCCGGATTCCCTTGTCGGCGTACTGCAACGCCAGCGACTGGGTCAGTTGGTTGACCGCCGCCTTCGACGCGGAATAGGCCGGGTACGGATAGCCGGTCCAGCGGATCGACGCCAGCGACGAGACGTTGATGATCGCGCCACCGCGCACCAGCAGGTGCGGTATGGCGTGCTTGCAGGCGCGGAACACGCTGGTGACGTTGATGTCGAAGGCGCTCGTCCAGTCTTGCTCCGACAACTCCGTCGGCCCGCCCAGTCTCGTCACGCCGACGTTGTTGTGGACGATGTCCAGGCGGCCGTAGATGTGGACCGCACCGTCGATCGCGGCGGCGACCTGCGCCTCGTCGGTCACGTCAGCGACCACCGGACTGCACTCGCCGCCTGCCGCCATGATCACCTGAGAGGTGCCTTGCAGCGCGGCCTCGTCGCGGTCCACCGCGACTACGCGTGCGCCGTGCTTGGCGAAGGTGACGGCGGTGGCGAATCCGTTGCTGACGCAGCCTTCCGGTGCTTTGACCGCGCTCGCGCCGGCACCGAAGACGATCGCCGTTTTCGCGTCGAGCCTGTTGACCATCGGCTCACCTCGCCTCATCATCGGCCCGGATCGGCTCCAGGCATAGTTCGTAGGTGATGGCCACCGGATTCGCGCCGGAGACCAGCTCGCCCCCGTACACCTGCCCGGACTCGCCGACGAGCGTCGCGGTCAGGGTCGCTGTCGGCACGCCGCGCGCGTCGGTGCGGACCTCGCCGATCAGGGCGATCACCTCCACCGCCGGGCCCGGCACCGCGATGACGCGGTCGCCGACCCGCAGCCGCGCACCGACCAGGCTTCCGACGCTGGCCCGCACCAGGGCCGCGCGGAAATCCTCGGCCAGGCACAGCTTTTCCACCGCCTGCACGATGTCCTCATTCGGTTTGATCCGGGCGACCAGTACTTTTCGCCTCCCGGCAGGGGTCTGCACAGCTGCGGCTCCTTCCGCGCGGTGGTGGAAGATCGGCAGGTTCGTCTCGGCGTCCGGTGCGGACTCCAAGCGCACCCCGGACAACGCATCGATCACCGCTCGGGGTGGCGGCCCGCCGATCGTCGTTTCCGGTAGCAGATGACCGGCGCGCACAACGCCGTCGGCGTCCACCCACAACGCGTGGCAGTGCATCCACTTGCCGCCGTCGCGGACACCGATGGTCGCCGAAGCCATCACCAGCCGCACCGGCGCCCCGACGTCGAACGGTTCGGAGAACGTCGCGACTCGGCTGCCGTCCGGGCACTGGGCGGGAATGCAGTAGCGCACCCGCCCGAAAGTGCCGCCGACGAGTTCGGCTTTGCCCGCCGTTCGGCCGGTTCGCTCCAGCGGTTCCCACAGTGCGTCCAAAATGGACGAACCCGGGGTGAGGTGCTGGACGTGGCGCAGGGCGTGGGCGCGGTGAGCCTCGACGCGCCGGGCATCCGCCGGGCCCGGGTGGCGCAACAGCTCCGGGCGGGCAAATGGCAGGCTCATGTCGTCTCCGCCCGTTCGGCCGCAAGCCGGTCCCTGATGGCTCGCTTGGCGATCTTGCCATACCCGGACTTGGGCAGTTCCTCCCAGAAGAGCAGCTGTTTCGGCAGCTTGTAGCGGGACAACTTCGGCGCCAGCCAGTCGCGCAGCGCCGTCGCGGTCAGCTCACCGCCCGGTCGCGGCACGACCACCGCGATCCCGACCTCGCCCCAGTCCGGATCCGGCACGCCGATCACCGCTGCCTCGGTGATGTCGGGGTGCGCGAGGATCTTCTCCTCGATCTCGCGCGGATGGATGTTGGAGCCGCCCGAGATGTACATCTCCGAGACGCGGCCGGTGATGTAGAGGAACCCTTCCGCGTCGAGAATGCCGAGGTCGCCGGTGCGGAACCAGCCATCGCGGAACGATGCGGCGTTGGCCTCCGGATTGTTCAGATAGCCCTGGAACACCGCGGGTCCGCACACGCAGATCTCGCCCTGCTGCCCGGCCGGCAGTTCCCGGCCGGTGTCGTCCTGGATGCTGATCTGCATGCCAACCCGTGCCACACCGCAACTGCCGAAGTCCACGCCGTCGGGCAGTGGGCGGTCGTGCTGGTCCGGCGGCAGCACGGTGATGTTGCCGGTGACCTCACCAAGGCCGTAGTACTGCACCAGCACCGGGCCGAGTTCCTCCAGCGCGCGCAGCTGGTCCGAGCGGTACATCGGCGCCCCGGCGTAGATGACGTAGCGCAGGCTGCTGTGGTCGCGCAGCCGCACTTCCGGATGCTCGACCAGCCGCTTCAGGATCGTCGGGACGGTGAAAAGGTTGGAGACCCGCTCGGTTTCCACCAGCCGCCAGACCTCCGCCGGGTCGAAATGATCGGCGGCGGGCAACACGGTCTTGGCGGCACGCGCGACCTGCGTGATGAAGTGGATCCCGGCCCCGTGCGACAGCGGTGCCACCGCTAGCGACGCGTCCCGGTGGTCGGTTCCGGGCATCAGGTCGCAGAGGTGGTTGGTGACCACGAAACCCATCTGATCGTGGCCGAGCACCGCGGCCTTCGGGCGGCCGCTGGTGCCGGAGGTGAAGAAGTACCAGCACGGGTCGTCCCGCCCGACCAGCGCCGGCCGGACCGCTTCGGCACGACGCCGCGCGACCGCAGCGGCGACCGAATCGTCGCCGTCGCCGGCGAGGCGCAGCCGGAGCCGCAGCCCCGGCACCGCCTCGGCGACAGCCTGCGCGTGCTCCGGGTAGTCGGCGTGCCCGATCCAGGCGACCGGCCGAGACACCTCGGCGAGGCCGACGACCTCGGTCGGCGTCAGCCGGAAGTTTGTCGGCACTAACACCGCACCGGCGAACCAGCACGCGAACATGGCCTGGATCAGCTCGACATGGTTGGGGGAGTGGACCAGCACCGCGTCCCCGGACCCCACACCCGCCGCGCGGAGTTCGGCGGCCAGGGCACCGACGTCGGCGTGCAGCTCGCGCCAGGTCCACCGCCGGTCACCACTGACCACTGCGTCGCGGTCGCCGTGCCGTCGCGCGGCTTGGACCAGCAGTTCGCCCAGGTTCATCGCGCGCCGCGCGATCGGCAGTCGCTCGCTCACCGGACACGCTCCAGGACCGACGCGTAGTTGGCGACCGCCGCGCCGCCCATATTGAACACCGCCGCAAGGTCTGCCCGGGGCAGTTGCAGGTCCGCTGCCTGACCGGTCAGCTGCATCGCGGCCAGCACGTGCATCGACACGCCGGTGGCGCCGACCGGATGGCCCTTGGCCTTCAGCCCGCCGGAAACGTTGATCGGGAGCTTGCCGTCCCGCTCGGCCAGGCCCTCGTCCACCACACGTCGCCCCTTGCCGCGCTCGGCGAGCCCGAACGCCTCGTACTGCAGGAGTTCTGCGATGGTGAAGCAGTCGTGGGTCTCGATCAGATCCAGATCGTCGAGGGTGATCCCGGCTTCGGCGAGAGCCGCGCCGAAGGCGTCCCGCGCGCCCGCGAACTCCAGCGGGTCGCGGCGGCTCAGCGGCAGCGCGTCGTTGGCGTGGGCACGACCGCGGAACCCGACCGCGCGGGGCGCGCGAGCGGCGATATCCGGGCTCGCCACCACCACAGCGGCGGCGCCGTCGGAGACCAGCGAGCAGTCGGTGCGACGCAGCGGATCGGCCACGAGCGGGTTGCGGTCCGAGACCGTGTTGCAGAACTCGAAGCCGAGGTCCTTCCGGATCTGCGCCCACGGGTTGGCCACGCCGTTGCGGTGGTTTTTCGCCGCGATGCGGGCCAGCACGTCGCGGTGGTCGCCATGACGTTCGAAGTAGGCGGCGGCGATGGTGCCGAACACCGCGGCGAAGCTGCCGTAGTCGGCTTCCTCCTTGCGGTAGCTGGCCGACAGC
The sequence above is a segment of the Saccharopolyspora phatthalungensis genome. Coding sequences within it:
- a CDS encoding NUDIX hydrolase; amino-acid sequence: MTITTEHISQALKAYLTNYPEHVDDVQVIADLIAEGVDITPRTEFRGHATAGAVLLNESGQVLHIRHRALGKWLRPGGHLEHGDESLCDAALRELDEETGIKPEAVTVIDDVPIHVDVHTIDANPEKGEPEHQHFDFRFLFRTTSAVGELQEAEVTGADWFPVDTLPGQGLRERVRAAVASRNS
- a CDS encoding SDR family NAD(P)-dependent oxidoreductase, with product MGAVVVTGAAGGIGRAIADRFDGDRLALFDASQQVSTVADELDATHAEVLDVTDGAVVRTVIDEVAERFGGIDVMVNCAGTAHRTSFADTTAEEFMADVSTNMLGTFLCCQAAVFPYMEKARYGRLINIASISGKTGGTGPVHADGSGGRSGVAYASSKAGVINMTRWIAREVGRLGITSNVVAPGPIATQMTAGHAYDTSEIPAGRLGTPEEVADAVAWLATPGAGYVNGTVIDVDGGLTRA
- a CDS encoding SDR family NAD(P)-dependent oxidoreductase, which gives rise to MVNRLDAKTAIVFGAGASAVKAPEGCVSNGFATAVTFAKHGARVVAVDRDEAALQGTSQVIMAAGGECSPVVADVTDEAQVAAAIDGAVHIYGRLDIVHNNVGVTRLGGPTELSEQDWTSAFDINVTSVFRACKHAIPHLLVRGGAIINVSSLASIRWTGYPYPAYSASKAAVNQLTQSLALQYADKGIRVNAILPGLIHTPLIYQQLAGEHGDTVTMRAERDANSPTGRMGSAWDVANAALFLASDEAAYVNGVALPVDGGLHAKAA
- a CDS encoding acetyl-CoA acetyltransferase, whose translation is MTRAVKTPRIIGWSHTGFGKRAEPDTEALLAAVSADALAHAELPVEDLDGIFVGVYNNGFSRQDFQAALVGVGQERLSRIPATRLENACATGSAALYAALDFVAAGRGRTALVIGAEKMTGVPGDEVGDILLSASYRKEEADYGSFAAVFGTIAAAYFERHGDHRDVLARIAAKNHRNGVANPWAQIRKDLGFEFCNTVSDRNPLVADPLRRTDCSLVSDGAAAVVVASPDIAARAPRAVGFRGRAHANDALPLSRRDPLEFAGARDAFGAALAEAGITLDDLDLIETHDCFTIAELLQYEAFGLAERGKGRRVVDEGLAERDGKLPINVSGGLKAKGHPVGATGVSMHVLAAMQLTGQAADLQLPRADLAAVFNMGGAAVANYASVLERVR
- a CDS encoding PCC domain-containing protein, giving the protein MSLPFARPELLRHPGPADARRVEAHRAHALRHVQHLTPGSSILDALWEPLERTGRTAGKAELVGGTFGRVRYCIPAQCPDGSRVATFSEPFDVGAPVRLVMASATIGVRDGGKWMHCHALWVDADGVVRAGHLLPETTIGGPPPRAVIDALSGVRLESAPDAETNLPIFHHRAEGAAAVQTPAGRRKVLVARIKPNEDIVQAVEKLCLAEDFRAALVRASVGSLVGARLRVGDRVIAVPGPAVEVIALIGEVRTDARGVPTATLTATLVGESGQVYGGELVSGANPVAITYELCLEPIRADDEAR
- a CDS encoding MFS transporter; this encodes MSESFPLETKSAAASVPRARWWRIGLLLFLIYTVAFADRQNISVAAPEMVKELHLSSTVLGVLLSAFFWGYVLTQVPGGMLANRIGPRWVIVGTLVVWGAAAIATGLVSGYYQLLAVRFAMGLAEGAVWPSFAVMFINWYPDSERGRAINFSEMALPISSIIMAPTAGWLIAAYNWETMFIVWGIPPLVLAAAFAYWGADHPDQDRFLSQEERRFLAERASTASREHGSFLEVLRSPMVWTFCLIYFLWITGLYSFGLWLPSLLSQLSSSGIAAVGVLSAIPFVLATVAMYLNARASDASPHQRARHVVLPMFLAGVTLLVQHVVTFGLLGNMILLIIAGIGLYAAFGPFWAWALQYIPRNQAGPAMGLINVAGNFGGIVGPLIVGAAAAGGAVANGFYVLGFFLLGAGLLAVATAVVAGRNNDAEVH
- a CDS encoding adenosylhomocysteinase; translation: MTVEVFERAQLDSYFGRIAGQFATDERAAAFLVTHLLPERPAFVRGVGQITDLRAVLPKPKSISESAIRQIESDGFSCDRLTRELFSDPQRALDYLESRAAGCRTILLDVGGYFAPVLNDICERFSGQILGVVEDTENGHQRYAELKLPCPVVSVARSPLKDPEDYLVGQSVVFSAEALMRSRGDILHGRNALVIGFGKLGSSIARLLHAKGVHVTVHDIDPVRRTQALSQGFAVARECRHALRDAGLVLCATGRLSLRGEDFPQVRNGAYVATVTSSEDELELDGLTDVYDRTPVCDNITRYLTTGHYFYLLNKGNAVNFLHGASVGPFIFLVQAEILAASALLSRQNLEPGMHEASAHDRSTIAATWLDYFNR
- a CDS encoding acyl-CoA synthetase, yielding MSERLPIARRAMNLGELLVQAARRHGDRDAVVSGDRRWTWRELHADVGALAAELRAAGVGSGDAVLVHSPNHVELIQAMFACWFAGAVLVPTNFRLTPTEVVGLAEVSRPVAWIGHADYPEHAQAVAEAVPGLRLRLRLAGDGDDSVAAAVARRRAEAVRPALVGRDDPCWYFFTSGTSGRPKAAVLGHDQMGFVVTNHLCDLMPGTDHRDASLAVAPLSHGAGIHFITQVARAAKTVLPAADHFDPAEVWRLVETERVSNLFTVPTILKRLVEHPEVRLRDHSSLRYVIYAGAPMYRSDQLRALEELGPVLVQYYGLGEVTGNITVLPPDQHDRPLPDGVDFGSCGVARVGMQISIQDDTGRELPAGQQGEICVCGPAVFQGYLNNPEANAASFRDGWFRTGDLGILDAEGFLYITGRVSEMYISGGSNIHPREIEEKILAHPDITEAAVIGVPDPDWGEVGIAVVVPRPGGELTATALRDWLAPKLSRYKLPKQLLFWEELPKSGYGKIAKRAIRDRLAAERAETT